The genomic region TAATCATGTTAATCACCTAGCACATTTGGTATTTTCCTAAGGCTAAAAAATATCACAATACGATTCATCTTATATTTTAGGCTACAGAGAAATTGCAGGAATTTAATCAACCCGAAACACAGCTACTTCATCATCTCCATTCTCTGAGGTGGCTGAAAGACCATTCTCTAAAATTCACAGATTGTGAGACGGTACATATTGCATTTTTTGTCATTCCAGGTGCCATCAGTGTACATCTCcacacatttctctttccctttgcCATTGGGCTCATGCTGGTGCCAGTTGCTATAACTCACAGGCATACCATTTAAATACTTAACCTGACCTGAATCCTCCCCCTTTGTAATGCCCAGGTAAGCATATTGGTTATACTGTTTCACAAAGTCCATAATAGCTTTATTCTCCTCCTCGTTCTTGGGGGCTGCAAGGGTTCCTCCAACCTCTTCACAGGATTGTAGTGCAGATACAAAGTCAGCTTTCTTCCCATTGCTAGCAAGTATTTTCTCTCCtacttttcttattttcccatTCAAAGCAAGCGCTGAAACATGAAAAGAGTTAGCTTTGTAAATTCTCTATGGCATACTGAtgtaaaagcaaagaaaaagaaatcaagagaTGAAAACTAAAAGTGCTAAAaggaacagagggaaaaattGAGCTAAGGAAGAGGAGTAATAAAGATCTTTAATTTTACCCATTCACTAACTGTtcactaaatatatttttctgcttgtgaCCACTTGTCCTTGTCTCCAAGACAGGGATGTCTCACCAACACCTCTTAAATATCAACCCTGTTATATTTTGTGTACTTTCTAAAGACGACCAGCATGCTTCAGATTTgagcaaaggaaacagaaaaatgataATTGTTTAGTGAAACCCTTTTCAGTACAAAACAATTTACCACCTTTAACAATCTGGCTGCTGATAGATAAAAGTGGCACAAGACTGAGTTTCCATGAATCCATGTGGAAAGTGCAACACCAGGTAGTcggaatattttttttaataaacccAAGTTGAATAAATGTGCATTATGATTGCCAAGAGGAATCTGCTTCTCTCCAGGGAAATAAGACTGACTTCCCTTGCTTTGAGTGAGAAAATGGAGTTTTGGGGTGTAGTACCCATCCGAAATGCAGTTTCCTTCCTGCAAGTTGTGGCTCTGTAACTAATTTTGCCTATTGCACTTAAAATTGATTGTGAGCTGAAAAAGTAACAAGGGGAGGAATTACCAGCCTCAAGTTGGAAAAGTCGGTGCTTCAAATTTGCTAAAGCAAATTTGCTGGCCAAAGAATCAGGCAGACCTATacagataaaaacaaaagttATACAGTTATACTAGGCTGTGCTGCTAGGAACAATCCCCTGGATAAAAGCAATTACTTTCCAGAACTAAattgcaaatgtattttttaaaatcagcaagagtaaaataaatattttcccagtattttttttcacattgttGTTAATATATATTAAAGCAAACTAACAAAAACATCCAATCCTCTGAAATGCTGGTAATTCTCCTCTGCAGAAACGAGACTGAAGCTCTACAGGCTGAAGCCTTTTGTTAGTTTATCTGTGAAACTGGCTTTGCCAAAGACAGGTTTCATTGGTAATGACAGGCATGAGGAATACTCTGAGGAGGAAACAGTTTCTATGGCACCGTGtgactttctttttaaagcgCTGGATGTTTATCTTGCTTTAATGGGAGCCATAAACAGTGGTAGTGGAAGGTTTCTGAATAGTGTAAAAAACATCCACAGCACTGCTTGCTAAAGATGGGAACCCACTGTAAAGgtagattcttttttttcataccACTTCCCACAGGTAATGGAGGTCCTACATGTAGAATAAAGTCACTAATGTACTCCCATGATAATAATCATGATCATAATTCACAGCTAAAACAAACAGCAATGTAGAAGCACAAAATCTTGCTGCATCCCCAGCAACACTGCAGCTCTTTCTGCACTTCACAATCCATTAAAAACCCCCTATATTTTACCTTATACAGGGAGACTGGGAATAATTCTGATCATGCTTTAGCCTTGTCAGCAGACCTGGAGAAAGTATttctacatatatataaaatatttatatgttaGGGTGTTTCTTCCCCCAGAAGAGAGAGGAGacctgttttcctgttttttagaaaaatattaaacttcCTATTTCCtccattctcttttccttcctgtgcttAACACATCTGCTTCCTTGAGAGCATGTGTCCTTTTGTGTTGTCCGTTCATGCAGCCTTTGTGAGGTGGGTCTCTTGCAAAAGAAGAAGTTTGCTTACCTTTCAGACCATTCCTTCCAGGGATACCAGGCAGCCCAGAAATTTCTGGGCATTTACTCAATGCATGGCAAGTCACTAACAAAGCAGCCAGTGCTATGAGGGTGTAGGATGAGTTAGACAGCATGATTTCTCAGGCcagctgtaaaaaaaccccacacattTGTCAGGCAATTCTGTAAGAAATTGTAGACATTGGTTTATACAGCTGCACACTCCTCCCACCATGATCCCTTCTTGAAATTTACATTATTTCCTTGTTTAAATAAAGTTTATAGTTCAGGTGTAAAAGATTGATTTTGCAACCATCGTGTAGTTTATACACAAAACTCTTTTTAGACTGATAAACTTGGAGtagtgaaaataaattatccCTTTCACTGTCACTATTTGTTGGATTAATCCTTGAGAAATGATAAGCTCAGAGGTAACTGATCACACTTAGGCCATTAGTTGTCTGCAAGGACTGTAATCACCCAATGGTGCATAGGATATTAACCTGAAAGGCAGATCTGTCACAGTGGAACTGGTCATGTTTGGGAGCTTGTTAAAGCACAACACTATCTAAGCACGTTTATTTGGCATAAACTGATACTGTTTTACACATGGGCAAAACTTTATAGCTCAATTGACATTCCTATCCCGTTTTGAACAAAATTCCACAAGCTTGAAAATGTCAGTTAATCTTGTAGAAAATCAATTTTTGCTGGTTGGCAATAggtttattaattttattttatcccaACAGATAAAACAACAACTAGGGTTATAATCTTAGTGCTGAGCTGTCACaactaaaaagcattttaaaactgTACATTGTGGGTTGTTTACAGCAGAGTGAGCAGgtgtgctgtgcagctgtgaaACATGAAGGACTGTAAGATACTGTGGCATAGAAATATCCAGTGATTGACATCATTCAGTTAAACTAACAGGAGATATAAAGAAAGGTTCAAGATGCCAGTATGAGGGTCTGTTTCCAATGGGGTGATGCTCGTGGGTTGACTCATACAAAACAAATAACTTAATATCCATTGCTTCACTTTTCTATTGGCACAAATCGAAGATGATCCTTTACCTACTCTCTCTCAAAAAGctccatatttttttaaaaaatcagcatttaCACCTACTAGGTTCTAAATCTAGCTCTacctaaaatttaaaataaaagctttgttGGCTTGAATGCTGTAAGATGATTAACACCTGGGTTCATCAGCTATGACAAGGTATTTGCTATTACATTTCAAAGTATATATGCCAAGCAGAATCAAAATATCATCTAGTGTCATTTATTAAGTGAGGcaagcttttaaaagaagaagCATTGCTTAGATCTTCCATATTGACTCTGTTATAGAAGACTTTTGAGGTTATTTTTAATCTGCATCAACAGCAACTGGTTTTTCTAGGGGAATGTCTCATCAACCTCAAACTGATGTGACATACCCTTGAATATACGAATATTCAATTATGTCATAAATTTGCAGCACATAGGATCTGTTTAACTAACAGCAGTATGGTCAAGAATGTGCACTTTAAAGAAGGTAAAATCAAATCCACTGAGTGCATATGTGCAGTATTAAAGGTGCTGTAGAGTTTGGTTTGTTGAATTTGGAGCATCTCGAGTTGTTTGCCCTTTACTGAAGGCCAGCAGACCCCTCTGGAACCACCGGCCAGTGACTCAGAGAGAGCAGGTTATTAGAGACCCTAACAGAAACCTACCTTAGGTGGTAGGAATACTTACATCCTTGAGATAAGGAAATGCAATTACAACATGTACCCTTTGCCTGGTGACGATCATTCAGGGAATTACATTTGAATGGACTACTGCATCCAGCTCATAATTGGATTATGATGCAGAGTCAGACTCCTGATCAGTTATatagcaaaactgaaaaaacacagCCCTTCAGTTTTAATCCAGTTTTAATGACCTTCATCAGTCATTACTATCTAGTGTCCTTCAGGCAACTCCTTATCTACCAAAATTGCTAGTAtaagcaaagtaaaaaaattactaataaagggaaatttaattttagaacATAAATATGACCACAGAAATCAAAAGGAACAGGTTTGCCTTCtagctgaatttttttgtgatttattaaaaggaaattcaaCTTACCCTTCTGCTTCAAAACGAAATGAAAAAGCAGTTCACACAAATTCCCTTTATATAGTGTGGTGTTTGTTAAATGATATGGCTGAAGTGGATACTGGGGCCACAAATGagctttttcagttttgctcATATATTTGTTATGCAAATACTGGGGTCAGTTTTAAGGGttgagaaatttctttttttttaacaaaataaagcCAAAGTTGTAGAAAATACAATCCAGAACTAACTAACCCCAGATCTGTAGATACAAAAGATATAAAAACATAAAGTAAGCTTCAGCAATTTTAggtcatattttaaaattgtttgctgttttataaaagcaaaaaatagcAGATGACCACCAGTGGCTCTTGTAAAAGGAAAGATACACTTGTGATTAATCTTAGGGAAGCCCGGTACCTTCCAGATAGTCTGACCCAGTAATCAGAATTCTAAactttcctcccctctctgtATCTGATGTACTTACCTTAATGTAATTTTCTAGCTATGTGCTAGAATGCTCATTCTGGTCTCTCTTGCACATGACAGCTGCTTCTCTCTTGGTCAGAGATGGATCTTGGAAAAAATCTGTATACATGCACAAAATGCTCAAATGGACATcattttcaaggaaagaaaaaagaaaccagaggTTTTGCTCCTGTTGTTTCCCAGAAATAAGTATTAGGATTTTGTAACTCCCTTCTGGTTCTGATGCATTCTACTCTAAAATGTTTGATCCTAGATGGGGTTTGTTTTATAAACCTCAGCAAGCCAACACATCAGTGCCTCACCTGAGGGATAGAAATACCTCAGCTTCgcagattttctgtgttttgtcagTTTATACTGTGGTCTCTTAAAAAGAGgatgttttctatttttcatttgcattttacaTAAACTATTTAAGTTTTGTCATCACCCCTAATAATAGTGTTATTCCTTCTGAATGACTCCAGCAGGATTCACAGCTGCATTCTAACATCTTTAggctccctgctcagcaattAGAGATGTTTAAGATCAACTGGCTGACCTAGCCAAGATAAAATACCAAAGCAGACGATACATTTAGGATTCCCCTTAGACATAGTGCAGGGACTTAAATACAATTCCATTCACAGCTGTGAGTCTTGTCCTGCAGTTAAAAGTGCCCACATGGCCTGTTCTCCATCTCAACCCCCCCACAAACAGCAAACTGAAGATGTAGCAGGTTTCCTTCTTAGCAAATGATCAGTCAATACTCACAAATGTATGTTCTGGACAATCTATCTTCGAGGATCTTCCTCTACCAgatgggcagcagagctctgaatgCACATTAGTCCTTTTACACCACCAATGGAAACTATTTCTCTCTGTAGTTCAGATGAGGTAGATGTAAAAAACTGGTGTTGAGTGGATAAGATGTGGATTAGACAGTACccaacagataaaatatttttccaattcCTGTTGCAGTTTGGAAATAGCACAGATACCAGACAATTGACCACAAAGACACAGGTAATTCTGTTTCTGAATGGCAGCAGACCTCTGGGGAACATAGGAAATTTCTTCAATTCCAGAATAAGATAGAACTTAATGGACCCAGATTTTgagaagcaatattttaaattattaggTGCCCAAGTTCTTGGGAATGTTACCAGAACAAAATCTCAACAGATCCAATTTCTAGGCAACTCTGAAACAGTTGTAAGGGCTGGTTTTTCTGCTGCATCACTGCATATACATGCAGCTCTAACACATGAACATGATAAGTCTCTGGAGATTTGTACTGTTTCTTCCACCTAACACAGTTTATAttataagaaaattaaagaattgAAGCATTAAACAGGGAGATCAGTAAAGCTCCATCAGCTTATCTCTATCCTTTTATGAAAGTGTGGTATGAGCAAGACATGGCTTATGATCTAGGAAAACCTTATCAATTCTTATCTTTTGGTAAAACTTTTGAAGAAAGATACATTTGATAACAGTTGTTCTCCCATGAGTCAGATCATACTTACACAATGGAATCTGATAAGAAATCTAAAACATTATCCTATGTGAGAGATTA from Camarhynchus parvulus chromosome 6, STF_HiC, whole genome shotgun sequence harbors:
- the LOC115905263 gene encoding pulmonary surfactant-associated protein A-like → MLSNSSYTLIALAALLVTCHALSKCPEISGLPGIPGRNGLKGLPDSLASKFALANLKHRLFQLEAALALNGKIRKVGEKILASNGKKADFVSALQSCEEVGGTLAAPKNEEENKAIMDFVKQYNQYAYLGITKGEDSGQVKYLNGMPVSYSNWHQHEPNGKGKEKCVEMYTDGTWNDKKCNMYRLTICEF